ATGATATGATATCAGAATCCAGTACAAACCGTTTTGATCTCATAATCTGTCGAAACGCCATGATATACTTTAAAAAAGAAATTCAGGAACAGTTGCAGCTTAATTTTTATCATGCATTGAACAGAGGAGGGTTCTTTGTGATAGGAAAAGCAGAAACACTACTGGGAACCGCTTCAAATCGTTTTAAACCTTACAATGCAAGAGAACGCCTGTATATAAAAGAAACCTAAGATTTTTAAAGAGATCTGAAAGAACTGAAAGAACTGAAAGAACTGAAAGAACTGAAAGAACTGAAAGAACTGAAAGAACTGAAGAGAATTAAAGGCGACGTTCATGGAAAAAATCAGAAGCTTGAGCGAATTTGAGTATGGAGCGCTGAAAGAGATAGGAAACATAGGGATCGGAAACTCAGCAGTTTCTCTTTCCAGACTTGTAAACAGCCTTGTCTGTACCAGAGTTCTCGATACAAAGTTCGAGTTAATCGAAGATATACCGAAAATAGTAGGCTTTTCAGAGTCTCCGGTAATAGGTACATTAATGAGTATCAAAGAGAATCTCAATGGTTATATCCTTGTCTTTTTTCCTGAAAGCAGCGCAAGAAGTCTCTGCCTGAACCTCTCAAGTGAGGAAGGAAAAAGTGACCTGATAGATACTATAAACCTGTCTTTAATTGAAGAAGTAAGTCATATCCTGGCAG
The Methanosarcina sp. WWM596 DNA segment above includes these coding regions:
- a CDS encoding chemotaxis protein CheC; the encoded protein is MEKIRSLSEFEYGALKEIGNIGIGNSAVSLSRLVNSLVCTRVLDTKFELIEDIPKIVGFSESPVIGTLMSIKENLNGYILVFFPESSARSLCLNLSSEEGKSDLIDTINLSLIEEVSHILAGTYITSLAKFLKLDLSISTPYTAYDMSDSIFNSAVAEMGYIADFALVLDAEFLIKEKKIDGNVLILLDPESLNNLLKKINTIIDQMSLFQN